The Streptomyces achromogenes DNA segment GTCTGCTGAGGATCCCGAACGTCTACGACCACGGCCCCACCGACGGCCGCTACGGCAGCGTGCTCACCGAGGCCGTGGCCCGTTTCCAGCTCTGGTACGGAATCCGCGGCGACGAGACCGGCGTGTACGGCGACGACACCCGCCGCGACCTGGAGTCCCGGACCGCGTCGGCCGCCACCGGATGACCGGGCGACGGACCGGTGCGCGCCGGGCGGGGATGACCGGGCGACGGAGAGGTGCGCGCCGGGCGGGGTGGGAAGCTGTCCCGGGCGGGGCGGGAAGCGGCCGGTGCTAGCGCTCGCCGTCCCTCGGCAGCCGGATGTCGAGGACGCACACGTCGTCGCGGCCGTCGGGCTCCAGCACCGCGCCGAGCAGCCGCTCCAGCGGCGCCGGACCGGCCGGACCGCGTCGGGCGGCGGCCCGGGCGAGCCGTTCCAGGCCCCGGTCGATGCTCTCCGTGGGCCGTTCGACCAGCCCGTCGGTGTACAGCAGCAGCCGGTCGCCGGGTTCCAGCAGGACGTCCGCCTCCTCGTAGCGGGGCGCGTCGGTCGCACCGAGGAGCATGCCGTACGGGCGCTCGAGGTAGCGCGCCTCGCCGCCCCGCAGCAGCAGCGGCGGGGGATGGCCGGCCTGCGCCCAGACGAGCCGGTGCTCGCGCGGGTTGTAGCGGGCCAGCACCATGGTCGCCGAGCCGTGCGGATCGCGGGAGTGCAGCAGCAGGGCGTTGAGCCGGCTGAGCGCCCCGGTCAGCGACGACCCCGTGATGATCATGCCCTTGGCGGTGAACCGCAGCAGCGCCATCGCGGCGACGGCGCCCAGACCGTGCCCCGCCACGTCGCCCACCACGAACAGGGCGTCCCCGTCGGGCAGTTCGATGGCGCTGAACCAGTCACCGCCGACGCTGAGGTCCGACTGCGCGGGCAGGTACGCGATGTCCACCCGCAGTCCGGCCAGCCGCACGGGCTGCTTCGGCAGCGGGAGCAGCGCCTCCTGCAGACGGGCGGCGGCCGTGCGTTCGGCCTGCAGCACGCCGTGCTGGGTGAGCATCGCCCGCTCGCTGGCGACGAGGGCGAGTTCGGCACTGCGCTGTGCGGTGAGGTCCTGCACGAAGCCGTGCACCTCGACGGGCGTGCCCTCGGCGTCCGGCACGGCCTCCGCGACCATCCGCAGATGACGGACGCCCTCCCGGGTGACGATCCGGAACGGCACGTCGCATGGCCGCCCGTGGCGCACCAGCTCCCCGACGGAGCGGGCCAGTACCGGCACGTCCTCGGGCAGGGCGAGCCCCGGCAGACTCGAAAGCGGGACGACGCCCAGGGCGGGGTCGCGTTCGAGGATGGCGAAGACCTGGGAGGACCAGTCCCCCTCGCCCGTCGCCAGGTTCCAGGTGGCCCAGCCGAGGTTGCCCAGCCGCTGCACGTCCGCCAGCCGTTGCTCCTGCCGGTCGGAGGGGTCGTGGCGGACCCAGCTGACCACCAGTCCCTCGCCCAGCCGCGCCGCCCGCGCCGAGTAGGTGGACAGCTCGCCGAACCCGGCGATCATCTGCTGCAGGGCGAACGGCTCGCCCTCGAAGGGCTCTTCGCCCGCCAGTGTCCGCAGGCAGCCCTGCCACAGCGGTTCGCCGGACATCTCCGGCCAGCACTCCAGGAAGCGCAGACCGACCAGCTCGCGCCCGCTGCGCCCGCTGGCGTCGGACGTCATCCGGGTGGCGGCGTCGACGCGGAAGTCCTCGACCTGCCCCGACGCGGAACGCACGGGCGAGAGGAGCACCGCGGAGACCGGCAGCCGGTCGAACATCGTCTGCACGGCCTCCGCGCCGCCCCCGCCCCCGGCGGCGGGCGGGCGGGCGTCGAACGTGCGCAGCGGGCCCGCGCAGAGCTGGGCGACGGCCAGCAGATGTTCCCGCACGCGCGGGGTGAAGGGACCCTCACGGCGGCGCAGGATGCCCAGCGCGACGTCGGCCGACGCCCCGGTGACCACCGGCAGCCAGGCCCGGGTCGGCCAGCGCCGGGGCGGATCGCCGATCAGCAGATGCCGCTGCGCGTCCTTGTCGACGTCCTCCAGCCAGCACGGCCGGCCGGACTCGAGGGCGTCGCGAGCGGGGATCCCGCTCAGCGGCGGCACCCGGCCCCACTGGTCGGCCAGCGTCTCGTCGATCCCGGCGTGCCCCACGAGTTCGAGCCCGCCGCCCGGCAGCCGCGCGTAGATCATGACGGCGTCGGCGCCCACGTCCGGGGCGAGGTGGTCCAGGAGCCGGCGGGCGAGATCCTGCGAGCCGCCGACCCGGACCAGGGCCCGGCTGAGCCGGCCGAGGGCCGCGGCGTCGATCTCGTCGCCGGCCGGCTGCGGCGGGCTCTGCCGCTCCGGTGAGTCGGCGGAGGGCGCCGTGGGCTCGGTGTGCGGCGGTGCGGCGAGGGCGCCGAGGGTGATCCAGCACTCCTCCAGCAGCGTCCGCCGCGCGGCCTGCGCTCTCAGGTGCAGTTCCTCCTGGGCGGCGTCGGGGGTGCAGCCGCGCTGTGCCATCAGCGCGCCCTTGGCACGCTCCAGCACGGCCGCGGTGGCCGCGAGGTCCTGCAGCCGGTCCATCTCGGCGCGCTGGCGGGCCACGACGCGGGTCAGCGCCGCCATGTCGGGGACGCCGCCGGACTCCGCGGGCAGGGCGGGTTCGCTCGTCACGCCTTGAGCATGGCACATGGGCGCGGATCGGACCGAGGCCTTGCGGCAACCCTCCTGCCAGGCTCTGTGGCCTGCGCGGACATCGGTCGCGACGTCGCGCTCAGCGCCCGGCGTTGTGCTCCGTCAGGGCCTGGGTGACGGCGCGGACGCTGCGGGCGATGTGCTGGAGCTGCATGACCTCGGCCGCGTACATCTTGATGGTGTGCTCGATGACGGACTCGGCCAGTCCGAGCCGGGGGAGGTCGGCGCGAGCGGTCTGCAGAGCGGTGCGGGCGACCCGGACCTCGTTCTGGACCTGGATCTGCGCGTGACGGGCGAGCAGCACCGGGTGGCGCAGCAGGGCGGGGTAACTCGCGTACCGCGCGGGCACGAGCTCACGCAGCCACTTGGCGGCCGAGCGCTCCCAGTCGTAGCTGCCGGGCGTCTTGACCTGGCACGGCCAGTCCGAGCTGATGCGCGTCGTCGTCAGAGTCATGATCATCGCTTCCGGTATGTGGCGTCGTGACGGTGGTCCGACGGTTCGGGGCGGCCCCGGTCCAGGGGATGACCGGGGCCGCCTAGGGCGCTCGCGCTAGCGATGCCCCGAGCACCCCGAGCGCCGACGTGGGTAGGGGACGGCGGTCTTCGGGTGCCCGTACAGGAGCCCTTCGCGGGCGGGTGCGGCCGTGAGCAGTATTTATATATGCCGACGGCTTTGCAAGACGTATGAAAACATTCATGCGTGAAATGCCCACAATGATGCCTTTGGTCTTGCCTGTGGGAGGGGGGTGGTCCTGGATGAAACGGTCATTCCCGGAGGAAGAACTGGTGCTGCTCGGCGATCTGCTCGTATTCCTCGAGCCGTGCCTGGGTGCGCTCGGGGCCGGCGTCGGTCATCGCCTGGAGCAGCGCCGCGGCCATCACGCCCGGCGCGGCGTACGAGTCGAAGACCAGACGGGAGCCCGTGCCGGTGGCGAAGGTGGCGTCGGCCTCGTCGGCCACCGGCCCCAGCGCGAGGTCGGTGATCAGCGCGACCTTGAGGCCGGCGCTGCGCGCGACCCGCACGGCGGTCAGGGTCTCCTGCGCGTGCCGGGGCATCGAGAACGCCAGCACCCAGGTCCCGCCCGCCTCCCGGGACTGCAGCAGCGCGTCGTACGCGACGCTGCCGCCCCGGGTCACCAGCCGCACGTCCGGGTGGACGCGGCGGGCGGCATAGGCGAAGTACTCGGCCAGCGAGGCGGAGATGCGCAGCCCGAGGATGGTCAGCGGCGTCGACTGGGAGAGCTGCCGGCCGACGTCGATGACATGGTCGGGGTCGGCGAAGTCGCGCCGCAGGTTCTCCAGGTTCTCGATCTCCGCGTCGACCGCCGCCTGCAGTTCGTTGCTGCGGTTCACCTCCGCCGCCTGGCCGCCGGCCAGCGCGCCGAGTGCGATCGACTGGAGCCTCTCCCGCAGCGCGGGGTACCCGCTGAAGCCCACCGCCGCGGCGAACCGTGTCACCGAGGGCTGACTGACGCCGACCCGGTCCGCGAGGTCGGTGATCGACAGGAACGCGGCCTCGGTGATGTGCTCGATCAGATACTGGGCGATACGCCGTTGTCCCGGGGAGAGTTGAGGCCCGTCGAAGAGCGCCCGCAGCCGGGAGGTCGGGGACACCTCCGTCTCCGGCCCGGTTCTGCCCGAGGTGATCGCGGATGCCTGTGCGCGTGCCTGCTGCGGCGATGGCGCCGGTGCGCCTCCTTTGTCTTCCACGAGGCTCAACATAGCTCAGGGACCCGCCCGGCAAGGGAGGGCCGAAAGCGGGCGAGGACGCCTCCCCCGCACCCCCGGTGATCGTGCCTTACCGCCGGTACGGCGCGTCCCGGACCTGACGCGGTCACCGGCCGCTCGGAGCCCGGGGGGATTGTCGGCGCCCGGAACCGGGCGCGGTCACCGGCCGCCCGGGTCCGGCGTCGCCTACGGCCGCCCGGAGCCCGAGGTTGTCTTCGGCCGCCGGGGGCCTGGTGTGGTTACCGGCCGCTCGGGGTCCGAGGTTGTCTTCGGCCGGCGACCTGACGCGGTCACCGGCCGCCCGGGTCCGGCGTCGCCGCCGGCAGCCCGGGGCCCGCGTCGCCTCCGCCCGCCCGGGGCCCGGCCGTACCGCCGGCCGGCCCGCGCCCCGGGCGCGCCCTCATCGGTCCCGAAGGTGATGCCGGACCGAGAGCCGACCCGGCCCGAGCGGCGGCCCCGGACTCGGGCCGGCACCGAGACCGGCCACGGGCCCGCACCGGGTCGGCCCGGGGCCGCCGTGACGGGGTTACCGCCTCAGCAGGCGTACCGACAGGCCGTGCGCGGTGTACACCGGTACGGCCCGCAGGTGAGCGCAGTCCAGCTCGACGCGGTCGAACTGGCCGCGCAGCGCCGACGCGGCGATCACCGGCACGGTGGTCCCCGCGGCCGGCGGCCGGTCGGCGTCGAGACGCAGCGACAGCACCGAGCCCCGGTCGAGGCGCACCCGCCCGGAGACCGTCAGGGCCGGACCGTGGTGCCCGCGAAGCGTCAGATCCAGCACCGCGCCGGCTCCCTGGGCCCACGCGCCGCACACCCGCACCGGCTCGCCCGCGCGCAGCGTGCCGCCGGTGAGCCGCACGTCGCCCTGACCGAGGGCGTTGGCGTGCCCGGCCACGAGCACGCCCGCCTCGACGACGGTGCCGCCGTGGTAGCGGTTGTGCCCGGTGAGGGTGAGCGTGCCGGAACCGCGCTTGGTCAGACCGCCCTCGCCCGCGATGTCGTTGCGCCAGGCGTCGGCAGCCTGGAAGCCGCCCTTGGCGGCGTCCAGGGTGACCGTGACGTCGCGGTCGAAGGCGCCGTAACCGTCCGCGGCCGCGAACAGGTTGAGCCGGCCCCACTGCTCGAAGCCGTCCAGCATCACGTACCCGGAGGGCAGCGCGGTCGTGCGCAGCACCTCCCGGCGCTGGGCCGCGGTGAGGTACGGCTGCCGGGTCTCCAGCAGCACCTCCGCGCCCTTGGGCACCGTCAGCGGCTCCTTGCGGCCCTCCCTGGGGAGGACGTAGGTCAGCCGGGGCGCGACGGCGCGGGCGTTGGCCTCGCGGTCGGCGTACTCGTCGTCGGCGTCGGAGTGCGCGTAGGCGAACAGGGTGTCGGCGGTCGTGCCGGTCTTCTCGGTGAAGTAGGCCAGTGCCTGGGCGCGGGCGGCCGCCTTGAGCTCGGCGTTGGCCGGGTCGGCGAGCGTGGCGGCGGCGAGGGCGGTGGCCATGATGCGGCCGCCGAGGACGTCGACGGTGGAGTGCATGCCGGACACGATCCGGGTGTGGCTCAGCTGCAGGGCGCGCGTCACCAGCTCCTGGAAGCGCTCCGGGACGGCGTACGCGTACGCCAGCGACGCCAGGTGGAATGCGTTGGTGTGACCGCTCGGGAATCCGCCGTCGTCCGTCGGCGAGCTGCTGCGCTGGCGCAGCAGCTGCGGCACGACGACCACCTGGGAGTCGTAGACGGGGAAGCCGAGCGCGTCGGTCTTCCCGGTGTCGACGACCTCGCTGTTCTCGTTCATGCGCCACGGCCGCGGGTACTGGAAGGCGTACTTGCCGGGGTTGCCGGAGGCGAACGGGCCGCGCACCGTGTCGACGAGCTTGGCGACCAGCCCGAGGTCGGAGGCGTACGAACCGGCGCCGAGCGCGGAGCCGGCGGGCGCGTCGGCCGGCACGGCGTCGTCGATCTTGGTGGCGGGGACGCCGTCCGGGGCTGCGGTGATCGACGTGACGGCCTTGGCTCCGGCCTTGTAGAGATCCGCCAGGGGGCCGAGGCCGGCGATCGTCGAGTAGCTCTGGTGCTGGCGGTCGTAGACGAAGGCCTCCCTGCCCTGCGCCTCCGTGCGGGCCCGGGTGACCGCGACGCAGTAGCGCACGTTGGCGCGCAGGATGTCGGGCCGCAGCGGCGTGCCGGTGTTCCAGGCGCCGCCGGTCTTCCACACCTTCGCGAAGCCGCCGAGGGCGCGGACCACCGCGTTGGTCTCGGGCGTGAGGTTCGCCATGACGTTCGTCTTGTAGTCGTCGACGAACGGCAGCGCAGCGGTGGCGGCCTTGGCGTCCGCGGCGGCCAGCCACGAGGCCAGCGTCGGGGCGGCCACCAGGGCCGCCGACCCGCCCACGGAGAACTTGAGGAAACGCCTTCTGTTCACGGCCGAGGGAGAGCTGAGCCCGGCGGGTGACGGCATGGATGTGCCTTCCTGGAGTGGCCTCGGCCGAGGGGCCCGAGGGAGGGGGTGCGCGACTGCGGTCCGAGGGTCTTGCGACGCCCCGTGAGCCGGGAGACGCGTCTGAGCGAAGATCTACGGCCGGGTCGTGTCGTTTTCGCGAGGGCCCGGCGACCGGTGCGTGTCCTGCGGGTGAACGTGCCGGCGGTGACTCACAGCAGCGAGCGCGCCAGCGCCACCGCGCCCTCGACCGGCGGCACGGTGAGCGGCTGCGGCCGCGCTCCCGGCACCGCGGCCCCGAGTGCGTCGGCGAACGCCTCGTACAGGGCGGGCTGCCCGAGCACCGTGCCGCCCGCCACGACCACGTCGTCGACCACGACCCCGCGCGCCGCGAGCCGTGCGACGAGCGACGCGAGGTCCTCGCCGGCCCCGGCGATCACCGACCGGGCGAGTGCGGAACCGTCGGCGGCGGCCGCGAAGACGACGGGAGCGTGCCGCCCCCACTCGGCGGAGACGTCGGCCGCGCTCTCCAGCGCGGCGCCGAGCGCCGGGACCTCCGGCACGCCGAAGGAGGAGATCAGGCCGTGTGCGAGGGCGTCGGGGGCGTCGCCCCGGTCGTGCGCGGCCCAGACTGCCCGGGCGGCCTCCCGGACGAGACCGGCGGCGCCGCCCTCGTCGCCGAGGACCGCGCCCCAGCCGCCCACCTGGACCGGGGCGCCGTCGGGCAGCCGTCCCACCGCGACCGAGCCGGTGCCGGCCACGAGGCCGACGCCCTTGTCCAGACCCGCGGCCGGAACGAGCAACTCGGCGTCGCCCACGAGGTGCGCGGGCGCGCCGAGAAGTTCCTGGAGCGCGACGCGGATCCGCGCGCACTGGAGAGGGGTCTCGCAGGCGTGCGCCCCCACGGCGAGCGCGGCGGGACGCGCGCCCGCCGGCAGCGCCTCACGGAGGAGGGCGACCAGCCAGTGCGCGGCGGCCGCCGGGTCGTGCGGCCGCCAGCCGCTGCTGGCGCGCACGTGGTCGACCACGACGTGGTCGCCCGCGAGCGCGCGCACATGCGTCTTGGTGCCGCCCACGTCGACGCCGACCACGAGGGGGCTCGAAGGGGGAGAGTCCTGCACGGATCCTCTTTCGTCGATGCGCTTGACGGGCTGCGACGGCGGGCGAACCGTGACCGAGGGAACAGGCATGGAGGAACTAGGGAAGCCCCGGGACGGGCCTCTGACGAAGCACGGCAGGCGAGTACCGTGAAGTTCGTTAGGAAGTTAACTAACGAAGTACAGTGCGTCAAGAGGAATCGCGCACTCGACCACCGTGCGGCCCGGCCGGGCCGCACGGGGCGGGAACGCGCGACGTCGGTGCATCCCATCGCCGCAGCCCGCCGAGACGATCTCGTCCGGCGCGCGCGGCCCTGTACCCGTGTGGGGGAAACTGTGGAACTCGACGTGCTGGAAGCCCCCCGCCTGACCGAGAGCGCCGGCGCCGTGTTCGCCGTGCTGGCCCAGGCGGGCAGTGCGACCCGGCCGCAGCTCGCGAGCCTTGCCGGACTGTCCAAACCGACGGTGTCCTCCGCCGTGGCGGAGCTCGAGGCCGCCCGGCTCGCCACGCACTCCGGCACCGCCTCCAGCGGCACCGGTCGCTCCGCCGCCGTCTACTGCCTGGGCCCGGCCGCGGGCGCGGTGCTGGCCGTCGATCTCGGCCCGGCCGTCACCCGGGTCAGGGGCTGTGCCCTGGACGGCGCGCTGCTCGCCGAGGCCACCGCCTCCCGCAAGGACGCCGCGGACGCCGTGCGCGAGGCGCTCGGCGTGCTGCCCGAGGGCGTGCCGCTGCGCTCCATCGTGGTCGCCGTCGGCGACGTGGCCGCGCGGGACCGGCTGGGCAGCGGCATGCGGCCCGCGACCGCCAAGGCCGGACCCGCCTTCGACGCCATGGCGGTCGCGCTGCCCCAGGGCGTGCCCGTCCAGCTGGAGAACAACGTCAACTGCGCGGCGCTCGCGGAACTGCACGAGGGAGCCGCCCGGGGCCGGCACACCTTCGGCTATCTGCGGATCGGCGTGGGCATCGGTCTCGGCATCGTGGTCGGGGGGCAGGTGCTGCGCGGCTCGAACGGAGCCGCCGGCGAGCTCGCGCGGCTGCCCTATCCCTGGGACGACGGCCGTGAGCCGCGCCAGGAGGCCCTGGAGGAGTACATCGGCGCCCGCTCGCT contains these protein-coding regions:
- a CDS encoding N-acetylglucosamine kinase, encoding MQDSPPSSPLVVGVDVGGTKTHVRALAGDHVVVDHVRASSGWRPHDPAAAAHWLVALLREALPAGARPAALAVGAHACETPLQCARIRVALQELLGAPAHLVGDAELLVPAAGLDKGVGLVAGTGSVAVGRLPDGAPVQVGGWGAVLGDEGGAAGLVREAARAVWAAHDRGDAPDALAHGLISSFGVPEVPALGAALESAADVSAEWGRHAPVVFAAAADGSALARSVIAGAGEDLASLVARLAARGVVVDDVVVAGGTVLGQPALYEAFADALGAAVPGARPQPLTVPPVEGAVALARSLL
- a CDS encoding SpoIIE family protein phosphatase, giving the protein MAALTRVVARQRAEMDRLQDLAATAAVLERAKGALMAQRGCTPDAAQEELHLRAQAARRTLLEECWITLGALAAPPHTEPTAPSADSPERQSPPQPAGDEIDAAALGRLSRALVRVGGSQDLARRLLDHLAPDVGADAVMIYARLPGGGLELVGHAGIDETLADQWGRVPPLSGIPARDALESGRPCWLEDVDKDAQRHLLIGDPPRRWPTRAWLPVVTGASADVALGILRRREGPFTPRVREHLLAVAQLCAGPLRTFDARPPAAGGGGGAEAVQTMFDRLPVSAVLLSPVRSASGQVEDFRVDAATRMTSDASGRSGRELVGLRFLECWPEMSGEPLWQGCLRTLAGEEPFEGEPFALQQMIAGFGELSTYSARAARLGEGLVVSWVRHDPSDRQEQRLADVQRLGNLGWATWNLATGEGDWSSQVFAILERDPALGVVPLSSLPGLALPEDVPVLARSVGELVRHGRPCDVPFRIVTREGVRHLRMVAEAVPDAEGTPVEVHGFVQDLTAQRSAELALVASERAMLTQHGVLQAERTAAARLQEALLPLPKQPVRLAGLRVDIAYLPAQSDLSVGGDWFSAIELPDGDALFVVGDVAGHGLGAVAAMALLRFTAKGMIITGSSLTGALSRLNALLLHSRDPHGSATMVLARYNPREHRLVWAQAGHPPPLLLRGGEARYLERPYGMLLGATDAPRYEEADVLLEPGDRLLLYTDGLVERPTESIDRGLERLARAAARRGPAGPAPLERLLGAVLEPDGRDDVCVLDIRLPRDGER
- a CDS encoding phosphatase PAP2 family protein; its protein translation is MPSPAGLSSPSAVNRRRFLKFSVGGSAALVAAPTLASWLAAADAKAATAALPFVDDYKTNVMANLTPETNAVVRALGGFAKVWKTGGAWNTGTPLRPDILRANVRYCVAVTRARTEAQGREAFVYDRQHQSYSTIAGLGPLADLYKAGAKAVTSITAAPDGVPATKIDDAVPADAPAGSALGAGSYASDLGLVAKLVDTVRGPFASGNPGKYAFQYPRPWRMNENSEVVDTGKTDALGFPVYDSQVVVVPQLLRQRSSSPTDDGGFPSGHTNAFHLASLAYAYAVPERFQELVTRALQLSHTRIVSGMHSTVDVLGGRIMATALAAATLADPANAELKAAARAQALAYFTEKTGTTADTLFAYAHSDADDEYADREANARAVAPRLTYVLPREGRKEPLTVPKGAEVLLETRQPYLTAAQRREVLRTTALPSGYVMLDGFEQWGRLNLFAAADGYGAFDRDVTVTLDAAKGGFQAADAWRNDIAGEGGLTKRGSGTLTLTGHNRYHGGTVVEAGVLVAGHANALGQGDVRLTGGTLRAGEPVRVCGAWAQGAGAVLDLTLRGHHGPALTVSGRVRLDRGSVLSLRLDADRPPAAGTTVPVIAASALRGQFDRVELDCAHLRAVPVYTAHGLSVRLLRR
- a CDS encoding MurR/RpiR family transcriptional regulator — translated: MEDKGGAPAPSPQQARAQASAITSGRTGPETEVSPTSRLRALFDGPQLSPGQRRIAQYLIEHITEAAFLSITDLADRVGVSQPSVTRFAAAVGFSGYPALRERLQSIALGALAGGQAAEVNRSNELQAAVDAEIENLENLRRDFADPDHVIDVGRQLSQSTPLTILGLRISASLAEYFAYAARRVHPDVRLVTRGGSVAYDALLQSREAGGTWVLAFSMPRHAQETLTAVRVARSAGLKVALITDLALGPVADEADATFATGTGSRLVFDSYAAPGVMAAALLQAMTDAGPERTQARLEEYEQIAEQHQFFLRE
- a CDS encoding ROK family transcriptional regulator; the protein is MLEAPRLTESAGAVFAVLAQAGSATRPQLASLAGLSKPTVSSAVAELEAARLATHSGTASSGTGRSAAVYCLGPAAGAVLAVDLGPAVTRVRGCALDGALLAEATASRKDAADAVREALGVLPEGVPLRSIVVAVGDVAARDRLGSGMRPATAKAGPAFDAMAVALPQGVPVQLENNVNCAALAELHEGAARGRHTFGYLRIGVGIGLGIVVGGQVLRGSNGAAGELARLPYPWDDGREPRQEALEEYIGARSLLRRAREAWEAADGPCPRTTERLFALAGAGTATAGEIVGRHAADVGRLAAAVTAVLDPGLIVLGGSTGADPQLLPGVRAELARLSWPTEVVSSTVGDSGTVAGAARLAVARGVQTVTQAARPKD